The following are encoded together in the Babylonia areolata isolate BAREFJ2019XMU chromosome 18, ASM4173473v1, whole genome shotgun sequence genome:
- the LOC143292962 gene encoding ras-related protein Rab-5C-like has protein sequence MAGRGSAQRPNGATQGKICQFKLVLLGESAVGKSSLVLRFVKGQFHEYQESTIGAAFLTQTVCLDDTTVKFEIWDTAGQERYHSLAPMYYRGAQAAIVVYDITNQDTFGRAKTWVKELQRQASPNIVIALAGNKADLANKRMVEFEEAQAYAEENSLLFMETSAKTAMNVNDIFLAIAKKLPKNDGGSSNQQRQQGVRLNNEPSQQSEGGCCK, from the exons ATGGCAGGGCGGGGTAGTGCGCAAAGACCAAATGGAGCAACACAGGGCAAAATATGTCAGTTCAAGTTAGTATTGTTGGGAGAATCAGCTGTTGGGAAATCCAGCTTGGTACTTCGCTTTGTGAAAGGACAGTTCCATGAATACCAAGAGAGTACTATTGGAG ctgCATTTTTAACTCAGACAGTGTGTCTTGATGATACCACTGTCAAATTTGAAATCTGGGACACAGCCGGACAAGAACGATACCACAGTTTAGCACCAATGTACTACAGAGGTGCACAGGCTGCCATTGTTGTGTATGACATTACAAATCAg GATACATTTGGACGAGCAAAAACGTGGGTGAAAGAACTGCAAAGACAAGCCAGTCCTAACATTGTGATAGCCTTAGCTGGCAACAAAGCAGATTTGGCAAACAAACGCATGGTTGAGTTTGAG GAAGCACAGGCCTATGCAGAAGAAAATAGTTTGTTGTTCATGGAAACTTCAGCAAAGACAGCCATGAATGTCAATGACATATTTTTAGCCATTG CCAAGAAGCTGCCAAAGAATGATGGTGGAAGCAGTAACCAGCAGAGACAGCAAGGTGTACGATTGAACAATGAACCCAGTCAACAGTCCGAAGGAGGGTGCTGCAAGTAG